In a single window of the Rhopalosiphum padi isolate XX-2018 chromosome 1, ASM2088224v1, whole genome shotgun sequence genome:
- the LOC132917578 gene encoding uncharacterized protein LOC132917578 → MTNTFDTTNRSDFMWPFLAERQRIFDWDRYEFKADAEHTNFQTPQSFCNVETLKTIPYAQRLRFDFDCHPKPILNSQQPTSHYPTEKVIEYDKEKADARSNILRTRPRVFKCPQISLDDVSADRRDMVCTFVYSTSKTMSELTSGVPEGRPIPVDIPSKPFADPGKFQKQPLYKTINPVKNWRRVSIEWDETQRRIFGGRSIN, encoded by the exons ATGACAAATACTTTCGATACGACTAATCGTTCGGATTTTATGTGGCCTTTCCTAGCGGAGAGACAACGGATTTTCGATTGGGACCGATACGAATTCAAAGCCGACGCGGAACATACAAATTTTCAGACACCACAGTCGTTTTGTAACGTGGAGACACTCAAGACGATACCGTACGCACAAAGGTTGCGTTTCGATTTCGATTGCCATCCGAAGCCCATTTTGAATAGCCAGCAACCCACAAGTCATTATCCCACCGAG AAAGTGATTGAGTATGACAAAGAGAAAGCAGATGCAAGATCGAATATCCTGAGGACGAGACCCAGGGTTTTCAAGTGTCCTCAGATCAGTCTCGATGACGTATCAGCCGACAGGCGGGACATGGTTTGCACCTTCGTGTACAGCACTTCAAAAACAATGAGTGAACTAACTTCTGGCGTGCCAGAGGGTCGTCCGATTCCCGTCGACATACCATCAAAACCATTCGCGGACCCG GGCAAATTCCAAAAACAGCCATTATACAAGACCATAAATCCTGTTAAAAATTGGCGTCGTGTCAGCATTGAATGGGATGAAACGCAGAGACGGATTTTCGGTGGTCGGTCTATAAACTGA
- the LOC132918499 gene encoding uncharacterized protein LOC132918499, translating into MPASSSGGDDNRPHALNNSVGKIKKASNASRPHNTDQEWTTKTSKKASQSKKVSTPTSPISPTLQQIKNNPPVLNMPNNTFDYDISLSHSTNDTASNNMNIDIDLSHSTTDHANVPVSANTTYTADISNTNINYDSNDIQSLRNSEQLNKFFSADYNGPFTTIAEHSDINLKIDHWHPLKYAKIFSTNFIGINNIKPIGHKKIKITFNTKVSANNFLTSPLLANIGFTAYIPSTLIYSFGIIRVDSSLTEEDFWEGLDNTVRAIAFKRISIKKDNVLTPTRVVEIKFLSPKIPDAVSIYNVIFKISPSVRSPIQCNNCLRFGHTAKFCRSKSKCSHCGLNDHSLTTCPSINATDPVCIFCKLPHLSTDRNCQEWSFQRDVKKIMATENLPFREAVSLKKNNYSSSAFSYSNIVNKQSVLNPSHQVPDTSTNSFPPLTSQSHYHHTPHRKYNNHSSHSKQKQFHVPNQSNFSLPNGHFIDYASKNRSQDPKPPQFDLTWVNAFCIKLSESLSNSPSLSPLSPSSLQNLIESSLMSCLSIPKISVISSNGQYSTMECS; encoded by the coding sequence ATGCCGGCGTCGTCTTCGGGCGGCGACGACAATCGTCCGCACGCTCTTAACAATTCAgtcggtaaaataaaaaaagcatcaAATGCTTCCAGACCACACAACACGGATCAGGAATGGACCACCAAGACAAGTAAAAAAGCATCTCAATCTAAGAAGGTATCAACTCCAACTAGCCCTATATCTCCCACTCTACAgcagattaaaaataatccacCAGTATTAAATATGCCCAACAATACATTCGATTACGACATTTCGTTATCTCATTCTACTAATGACACGGCctctaataatatgaatatagatatagatttatCGCATTCTACAACCGATCACGCTAATGTTCCCGTTTCCGCAAATACAACATACACCGCTGATATTTCaaacactaatataaattacgatTCCAACGATATACAGTCCTTACGTAATTCCGaacaacttaataaatttttctCCGCGGATTATAACGGTCCGTTCACTACCATTGCGGAACATTCAGATATCAACCTAAAAATTGATCACTGGCACccgttaaaatatgcaaaaattttTTCCACCAATTTCATTGGCATCAACAACATCAAACCAATtggtcataaaaaaatcaaaatcacctTCAATACTAAAGTTTCAGCCAACAACTTTCTCACCTCCCCTCTACTCGCAAACATTGGATTTACAGCATATATTCCATCTACGCTTATCTACTCTTTCGGAATTATCAGAGTCGATAGTTCCCTAACCGAAGAAGATTTCTGGGAAGGACTTGATAACACAGTCCGCGCTATTGCCTTCAAACGCATTTCAATCAAAAAGGATAATGTCCTAACGCCTACTCGTGTCgtggaaataaaatttttatcccCCAAAATCCCAGATGCCGTATCAATTTACAacgtcattttcaaaatttctcCTAGCGTCCGTTCTCCCATACAGTGCAATAACTGTTTGCGATTTGGCCACACGGCTAAATTCTGTCGCAGTAAATCCAAATGCAGCCACTGTGGCTTAAATGACCATTCATTAACTACTTGCCCTTCAATCAACGCAACAGATCCAGTTTGCATCTTCTGTAAACTCCCCCACCTCTCCACTGACCGGAATTGCCAAGAGTGGTCATTCCAAAGGGATGTTAAGAAAATTATGGCTACGGAAAACTTACCCTTCCGCGAAGCAGTCTCtctcaagaaaaataattactccTCAAGTGCATTTAgctattcaaatattgttaataaacagTCTGTGTTAAATCCTTCTCATCAAGTTCCGGATACCTCCACTAACTCTTTCCCCCCGTTAACCTCTCAATCACATTACCACCATACACCTCATAGGAAGTATAACAATCATTCTTCTCActctaaacaaaaacaatttcacGTTCCCAACCAATCTAATTTTTCCCTACCAAATGGGCACTTCATAGATTATGCTAGTAAAAATCGGTCCCAGGATCCCAAACCTCCTCAATTTGATCTAACCTGGGTCAATGCCTTCTGCATCAAACTCTCCGAATCCTTATCCAACTCCCCTAGCCTCTCTCCCTTATCTCCCTCTTCCCTTCAAAACTTAATTGAATCATCCCTTATGTCTTGTCTCTCGATTCCAAAAATCTCCGTTATTTCTTCTAATGGTCAATATTCTACAATGGAATGTTCGTAG